A part of Rhopalosiphum maidis isolate BTI-1 chromosome 3, ASM367621v3, whole genome shotgun sequence genomic DNA contains:
- the LOC113557978 gene encoding uncharacterized protein LOC113557978, protein MYTTETLPYGLTYFVNYVSNSEAAKTKWRGLRDTFRKELSKNPKKRSGDEGGIIKESRWVYFKSMEFLKDQFQKRQLQGNVSSETTFDVDTQNLTTTFSPDPDDPDDPDNENLMIKSPQNTTNTTTPPQNLKQKLQFFKEKNSASRNEDPDYHFLMSLLPYLRKIPEERKMFVRNKLQQVFCEEDLLGEFRG, encoded by the exons ATGTATACCACAGAAACACTCCCATATGGCTTGACATACTTCGTAAACTATGTTTCGAATA GCGAAGCAGCCAAAACTAAATGGCGAGGTCTGAGGGACACGTTTCGCAAGGAATTGAGCAAGAATCCTAAAAAACGGAGTGGAGACGAAGGAGGAATCATCAAAGAGTCTAGATGGGTCTATTTTAAAAGCATGGAATTTTTGAAGGACCAATTTCAAAAAAGACAATTGCAGGGTAATGTTTCGAGTGAGACAACATTTGATGTAGACACCCAGAATTTAACTACTACTTTTTCTCCTGATCCCGATGATCCTGATGATCCCGATAATGAAAACTTGATGATAAAATCTCCTCAAAACACAACGAATACAACTACACCACCACAAAACTTAA aacaaaaattacaatttttcaaagaAAAGAATTCAGCTTCTCGAAACGAAGATCCAGATTATCATTTTCTCATGAGCTTATTGCCATATTTGAGGAAAATACCAGaagaaagaaaaatgtttgtgaggaataaattacaacaagtGTTTTGCGAAGAGGATCTTTTAGGGGAGTTCAGAGGTTAA
- the LOC113557976 gene encoding uncharacterized protein LOC113557976, translated as MPPPTTEHWIKAAKAFEELWNFPNCLGAIDGKHISIQCPPNAGSEYYNHKGFHSIVLQAVVDANAKFIASKKIDPKINDEFPFVFVGDEAYPLQTNLMRPFPRKNLTNEKRIFNYRLSRARRIVECAFGILVKRFNVLENKMLVFPEKATIITKACYILHNIIMDKEGASSEIHDELQLQTTQTVAKSQITSRSINRASTAAMDIREKFMNYFNSDIGAVPWQNMYNL; from the exons ATGCCACCACCTACAACTGAACATTGGATAAAAGCAGCAAAAGCTTTTGAAGAACTGTGGAACTTTCCGAATTGTCTTGGCGCGATTGACGGCAAACATATATCAATACAATGCCCTCCTAATGCTGgttcagaatattataatcataaggGATTTCATTCTATTGTACTTCAAGCTGTCGTTGATGCTAATGCTAAATTCATAGCT tcaaaaaaaattgacccTAAAATTAACGACGAGTTTCCGTTTGTATTTGTTGGGGACGAAGCATATCCTTTGCAAACAAACTTAATGAGACCTTTtccaagaaaaaatttaactaatgaaaaaagaatttttaattatcgttTATCGAGAGCCAGAAGAATAGTAGAATGTGCATTTGGGATTCTTGTGAAACGATTTAATGTTCTAGAGAATAAAATGCTAGTTTTTCCTGAAAAAGCTACTATTATCACAAAGgcgtgttatattttacataacataataatggaTAAAGAAGGAGCCTCATCTGAAATCCATGATGAACTTCAACTTCAAACAACCCAAACGGTTGCTAAAAGCCAAATTACATCAAGATCAATTAATAGGGCATCTACTGCAGCAATGGATATCCGAGAGAAGTTCATGAATTATTTCAATTCAGACATTGGTGCAGTTCCATggcaaaatatgtacaatttataa